The Rattus rattus isolate New Zealand chromosome 1, Rrattus_CSIRO_v1, whole genome shotgun sequence genome includes a region encoding these proteins:
- the LOC116911041 gene encoding zinc finger protein 431-like isoform X1 yields the protein MDPVTYDDVHVNFTHEEWALLDPSQKNLYKDVMLETYLNLCGIGCKWEDCNIEEHYQSSGRHERYIICHSGYKPCEDKGYKKKQCTLVSPRTIRKYIVIPTMRKHDDCHTSLQLTDFPTSMAMHQQTHTGEKPHEYKECRNSSVYTGSLCTCHVTHSIGKYCAHNQCGKTLSPSSSPQGCEKILVGKGNDKFELCAKGFNPHRYLRTHKRSNSEENLYECSQHDKAFRSNSSLQLQQRSHLEIELYEDNQSDKAFATHSLHQVPTSHTKEKRYGYDPCGKTFACPCCLQVHERINLEKPFECNQCSKSFAYKSHLHRHEKIHTGEKPYGCNQCGKAFACNSYLQMHERSHTGEKPYECHQCGKAFSRNSHLHRHERSHTGEKPYGCNQCGKAFGCNSNLQRHERSHTGEKHYGHKPCGKTFAQKKNLHTYGRSLTGQKPCEYNQSGKAFAQNSHLFCHQINRTREKSYGCSQCGKAFGRNSNLQRHERSHTGEKPYECNQCGKAFSQNSHLHRHERSHTGEKPYGCNQCGKAFACKSDLHRHERRHTGEKHYSCKQCGKVFLQNSHLHRHERSHTGQKAYECNQCGKAFTC from the exons ATG GATCCAGTAACCTATGATGATGTGCATGTGAACTTTACTCATGAGGAATGGGCTTTGCTGGATCCTTCTCAGAAGAATCTCTACAAAGATGTGATGCTGGAAACCTACTTGAACCTCTGTGGTATAG GGTGTAAATGGGAAGACTGCAACATTGAAGAACATTATCAAAGTTCTGGAAGACATGAAAG GTATATCATCTGTCACTCTGGATACAAGCCATGTGAGGATAAGGGATATAAAAAGAAGCAATGTACCCTTGTCTCTCCCAGAACAATTAGAAAATACATAGTAATCCCCACTATGAGAAAACATGATGACTGTCATACAAGTTTGCAATTAACTGATTTTCCAACTTCCATGGCAATGCATCAACaaactcacactggagagaaacctcatGAGTACAAGGAATGCAGAAATTCATCTGTCTATACTGGTTCACTTTGTACCTGTCATGTGACTCATAGTATAGGAAAATATTGTGCACATAATCAGTGTGGTAAAACTCTGAGTCCTTCCAGTTCTCCTCAAGGATGTGAAAAAATTCTGGTGGGAAAAGGAAATGATAAATTTGAACTATGTGCTAAAGGCTTTAACCCTCATAGGTATCTTCGAACACACAAAAGAAGCAATAGTGAAGAAAATCTCTATGAATGTAGTCAACATGATAAAGCCTTTAGATCTAATTCATCTTTACAATTACAGCAAAGAAGTCATTTGGAGATAGAACTTTATGAAGATAATCAAAGTGATAAAGCCTTTGCAACTCATAGTCTTCATCAGGTGCCTACATCTCATACTAAAGAAAAAAGGTATGGGTACGATCCATGCGGTAAAACCTTTGCATGTCCCTGTTGTCTTCAAGTACATGAAAGAATTAATTTGGAGAAACCCTTTGAATGTAATCAGTGTAGTAAATCCTTTGCATATAAAAGTCATCTTCACAGGCATGAAAagattcatactggagagaaaccctatggatgtaatcagtgtggtaaagcctttgcatgtaACAGTTATCTTCAAATGCATGAAAGaagtcatactggagagaaaccttatgaatgtcaTCAATGCGGTAAAGCCTTTTCACGTAATAGTCATCTTCACCGACATGAAAGaagtcatactggagagaaaccctatggatgtaatcaatgtggtaaagcctttgggTGCAACAGTAATCTTCAAAGGCATGAAAGAagtcacactggagagaaacactATGGACATAAACCATGTGGTAAAACCTTTGCACAGAAGAAGAATCTTCACACTTATGGAAGAAGTCTTACTGGACAAAAGCCCTGTGAATATAATCAaagtggtaaagcctttgcacagaATAGTCATCTTTTCTGTCATCAAATAAACCGTACTCGAGAAAAATCCTATGGATGTagtcagtgtggtaaagcctttggaCGTAACAGTAATCTTCAAAGGCATGAAAGAagtcacactggagagaaaccttatgaatgtaatcaatgtggtaaggCCTTTTCACAGAACAGTCATCTTCATAGGCATGAAAGAAGTCACACCGGGGAGAAGCCCTATggatgtaatcaatgtggtaaagcctttgcatgtaAAAGTGACCTTCACAGGCACGAAAGAagacatactggagagaaacactATAGTTGTAAACAGTGTGGTAAAGTCTTTTTACAGAACAGTCATCTTCATAGGCATGAAAGAAGTCACACTGGACAAAAGGCTTatgaatgtaatcagtgtggtaaagcctttacatGTTGA
- the LOC116911041 gene encoding zinc finger protein 431-like isoform X2 produces the protein MDPVTYDDVHVNFTHEEWALLDPSQKNLYKDVMLETYLNLCGIGCKWEDCNIEEHYQSSGRHERYIICHSGYKPCEDKGYKKKQCTLVSPRTIRKYIVIPTMRKHDDCHTSLQLTDFPTSMAMHQQTHTGEKPHEYKECRNSSVYTGSLCTCHVTHSIGKYCAHNQCGKTLSPSSSPQGCEKILVGKGNDKFELCAKGFNPHRYLRTHKRSNSEENLYECSQHDKAFRSNSSLQLQQRSHLEIELYEDNQSDKAFATHSLHQVPTSHTKEKRDLLNMAYPFLMGTQSKEDRWTTT, from the exons ATG GATCCAGTAACCTATGATGATGTGCATGTGAACTTTACTCATGAGGAATGGGCTTTGCTGGATCCTTCTCAGAAGAATCTCTACAAAGATGTGATGCTGGAAACCTACTTGAACCTCTGTGGTATAG GGTGTAAATGGGAAGACTGCAACATTGAAGAACATTATCAAAGTTCTGGAAGACATGAAAG GTATATCATCTGTCACTCTGGATACAAGCCATGTGAGGATAAGGGATATAAAAAGAAGCAATGTACCCTTGTCTCTCCCAGAACAATTAGAAAATACATAGTAATCCCCACTATGAGAAAACATGATGACTGTCATACAAGTTTGCAATTAACTGATTTTCCAACTTCCATGGCAATGCATCAACaaactcacactggagagaaacctcatGAGTACAAGGAATGCAGAAATTCATCTGTCTATACTGGTTCACTTTGTACCTGTCATGTGACTCATAGTATAGGAAAATATTGTGCACATAATCAGTGTGGTAAAACTCTGAGTCCTTCCAGTTCTCCTCAAGGATGTGAAAAAATTCTGGTGGGAAAAGGAAATGATAAATTTGAACTATGTGCTAAAGGCTTTAACCCTCATAGGTATCTTCGAACACACAAAAGAAGCAATAGTGAAGAAAATCTCTATGAATGTAGTCAACATGATAAAGCCTTTAGATCTAATTCATCTTTACAATTACAGCAAAGAAGTCATTTGGAGATAGAACTTTATGAAGATAATCAAAGTGATAAAGCCTTTGCAACTCATAGTCTTCATCAGGTGCCTACATCTCATACTAAAGAAAAAAG